The window ATAAATTCAAAATTTTAGAAGTTAACACTTCAAGTACGAGGCAAGTTACGATCAAGATTTTTTACGGGCAATAGCAAATAAGACAATTAACCCCGCGATAAGTATGGCTGTCCTTGCAATAAAATCACCGTACTTAACATAAAAAGTCTTTTTGTCATTGATTGTTATCGTTCCTTTTAAGGAGCCTTTTGTATCATAGGGCAAAGTATCTCGTATTTCTCCTTTTTCGTTGATGAATGCAGAGATTCCTGTATTGGCACTTCGGGCAATGCTCTTCCTTGTTTCTATTGCTCTCAGTCTGGCGTAACTTAAGTGTTGTTGGTGTCCCTGTGTTTTATCCCACCAGGCATCATTGGTTATGATAGCCAGAAAATTTGCGCCATTTTCGACATATCCTGTTACGAACTCACCATATACGGATTCGTAACAGATAATCGGAGCGGCTTTTCCTTTTCTGTCCTTAGAAGTAAAAACACCTCTGTCCTTTTGTATGGTTTTGGTAGAGATTGTTCCTCCCAGATCTAATAGTATGTTCCCTAAAAGAGGTTCCAGGAGCGGCTTGAAAGGAAAATTTTCAACTCCTACCACCAGTTTTGATTTATAGTAAAACTGGGTACTGTCTGAATTGTTTACCTGCAGCGCTGCATTGTACTCGTCGTACCAATCTCCTTGCCTCGTTATATTCGCATACTTTGAAGGTTTTGGGCCTTTACCATACATATGGTATAAAACAGCACCGACAATGACGTTTAGGTTCTTGTTTTGCAAGCATAGTGATTGCAGGGCTTTACGCTGGGGACTTACATCGAATTGCTCAATTGGATACCATTCGGAAAGTACCGTCTCAGGGGCAATCACATAGTCTGTATTTTGGTCGATCTTTTCCGATGCCTGGGCAATGAGTCCTTTGGTTATCTGAACATTTTTTTGGTCGTATTTTTCAGTGTAGGGATCTACATTTGGCTGAATGAGGATAACGTCGACAGTGTTTTTCGATTCTTGATAGTTTTTAAGAATGAGAAAGGAAATAATAACGGGGATGGCTATTAATAAAATATTTTTACCAACCCCTGTCGATAATACTTTTTTGTTTTTTTCTTGAATGTATTTCTCATAGGTCTTAAAAAGACCAATATTTACGATCCAGATCCATAACGAACCACCGAAAGTACCTGTGTATTCATACCATTGTATCCAGGAAGTGTATTCAGAAAACAGATTCCCCAGGTTTAACCACGGCCAGGAAAAATCCCAGTTTAGATGAAATTTTTCGAAAGCCATCCAGATAGCAGGTAGAAAAACGAGATGTATTTTGGTGGGTAATTTATTGGCTACTTTGTGATAAATGAGGAATACCAAGGCCATTAGCAATGAATTTACCAGGATGGCGAAAAACATTCCGAAAGCACTCGAATACCATAACCACCAGGTCGTTATAGAATTCCATATTAAAAAACTGAGGTAAGCAGTCCCGAATACCTTTAACCCTTTTTTATTGCTGTCAGATTCCCGGATATTTTTCTCGGCGAACAGGAGGGGGACAAAAGCAATGAAGCCTAATACAGGTAATCCGTATGTTGGCCACGCCATAGCAAGTAATAAGCCGGTAAATGCAGCCAGCAGGTAATTTTTTTTCATTTGAATTTAAATTATCAACTCATTTAATGTATTTTGAAGAAAGTCGATTTTTTACAAATATCTCATATTTTTATAAATATATCTCATAATCTGTTCATGGAATAAAAAATCACATTAATTGTACTATTAATCATCGTTATAAAAACCTTATTTTTACACAAAATATTTTAAAAATGAAGAAACATATACCTAATCTCATTACTTTACTGAACCTTTTCTGTGGTTCTGTAGCAGCCATATTCGCTGTGAAAAACCAGCTGGAGGTAGCGGCATTTTTTGTGTTCATAGGTATTTTTTTCGATTTTTTTGATGGGTTTGCCGCAAGAATGCTTAATGTACAAAGTGATTTAGGAGTTCAGCTCGATTCGTTGGCTGATATGGTAACCAGTGGCTTGGTTCCCGGAATTGTAATGTTCCAGCTCCTAGGAATGGGAAATAGCTTGACCTCATGGGAAGTTGACAAAGAAACTGCCGATGGGGTGGTTTGGTTTTCTTCCGGTTTGGATGTATTGCCTTTTTTGGGATTATTGATCACTCTGGCATCTGCATATAGATTGGCTAAGTTTAATATCGATGAAGAACAGGTGTCGTCTTTTATTGGATTGCCGACACCGGCCAATGCACTTTTTGTTTTATCACTTCCTTTGATCTTGTTTTATCAGGGAAATGATATGGTAAATGAGCTTATCCTGAACAAATGGTTTTTGATTGCGGTAACATTGTTGAGTTCTTATATGCTGAATGCCCGGATTCCGCTATTCGCTTTAAAGTTCAAGAGCTGGAGATTAAAAGAGAATGCAACCAGGTATAGCTTTTTATCTTTGAGCTTGATTTTGCTGATGACCCTTCAGTATATGGCGATACCTGTTATTGTTGTGTTGTATGTCGTGATGTCGGGTATAGATAATATGATGAAAGCAACAAGGTAGGCAGTCCTTAAAGGAAGTTATTTTGCGTTAAAATCTAATTTCTTTTTACGTAG of the Zhouia spongiae genome contains:
- the lnt gene encoding apolipoprotein N-acyltransferase, whose protein sequence is MKKNYLLAAFTGLLLAMAWPTYGLPVLGFIAFVPLLFAEKNIRESDSNKKGLKVFGTAYLSFLIWNSITTWWLWYSSAFGMFFAILVNSLLMALVFLIYHKVANKLPTKIHLVFLPAIWMAFEKFHLNWDFSWPWLNLGNLFSEYTSWIQWYEYTGTFGGSLWIWIVNIGLFKTYEKYIQEKNKKVLSTGVGKNILLIAIPVIISFLILKNYQESKNTVDVILIQPNVDPYTEKYDQKNVQITKGLIAQASEKIDQNTDYVIAPETVLSEWYPIEQFDVSPQRKALQSLCLQNKNLNVIVGAVLYHMYGKGPKPSKYANITRQGDWYDEYNAALQVNNSDSTQFYYKSKLVVGVENFPFKPLLEPLLGNILLDLGGTISTKTIQKDRGVFTSKDRKGKAAPIICYESVYGEFVTGYVENGANFLAIITNDAWWDKTQGHQQHLSYARLRAIETRKSIARSANTGISAFINEKGEIRDTLPYDTKGSLKGTITINDKKTFYVKYGDFIARTAILIAGLIVLFAIARKKS
- a CDS encoding CDP-alcohol phosphatidyltransferase family protein — its product is MKKHIPNLITLLNLFCGSVAAIFAVKNQLEVAAFFVFIGIFFDFFDGFAARMLNVQSDLGVQLDSLADMVTSGLVPGIVMFQLLGMGNSLTSWEVDKETADGVVWFSSGLDVLPFLGLLITLASAYRLAKFNIDEEQVSSFIGLPTPANALFVLSLPLILFYQGNDMVNELILNKWFLIAVTLLSSYMLNARIPLFALKFKSWRLKENATRYSFLSLSLILLMTLQYMAIPVIVVLYVVMSGIDNMMKATR